From the Chanos chanos chromosome 7, fChaCha1.1, whole genome shotgun sequence genome, the window accgcacacgcacacacaaacacacaaacacaacacacacacacacacacacacacacacacacacacacaagaacacacagtccctttttgcttatttattgattttggatTATTCATTGTCTATGAACATGCTAgtatatattatttttgttgcttAGTTGCCAAAAGAGATACTACAGTGCATAGATTACTGTCTGCCTTTTAAGACGTGGGTTTAGGCAGTAATCAGGTCTAAGACTATATTTGAGTTCTGGATTCTAGAGGAACTGTGCCCTAACCATACTTATCCAATGGTCATGACCGTTGTGAGTGAACATCATTTTCTGACTTGCAGTCAAAGCAGAACTCCATCGTAATTAGCTAGTTTTAGCATGTCATACAACTATCTTTCAACATATATATCGAAATGCTTCatcttgcttgaaaaaaaaaacaaaaacaaacaaaactcacctgagagaacaatccaaatgacaatacgaaaagtccacattttgacaaactaaCAGATGTTACCTCTATTCCTGCCCAGTACAATACCACAACAGTTGGGAAATTCTAATGTTCTAAACTTATTCTGTCACCTTGCAGTTGGAGTAGCAACAGGTTCTTCCAGAACCATCTAACCACGTTTTAGCTGAGactttttgacagaaatttggCCGTAGCACTACGATCCTCAATTCCTTGAATGTGTGGCTTGAGACGGTTGCAAGTCCTCATGAAACTCATGAAAGAGCAGTAAAGGAAGTTCTTAGGTCAGAGCAGTGTAAACAGTATTAAGAGTGTTATGGTGTCTGGGGTTGGagatgctttgtgtttttatgcaatcagcacaatttttttgtttgtttgtttgtttgttacataCCTCAGGCATTTGAGCATCCAACACAGACTTGAACCTCTATGCTGTTGGTACTCACCAGACGAAAAAATTGCTTGTGCAAAATCAGCTGTTGTGTAATCGATCAGCTGTTTAACATCAATATTTCTTCACAACTGCTTACATGACATCTGTGGTGAAAACTTTGGTATTGATGCCTGACATCGATACCCGATATCAATATCTGAATACGAACAGTTGAATCTGAACAGTTGTCTGTGACTTGCTTGAGTTCAGTCAGGCTGAGTTTGGTTTAGGCTATATGGAGCTGTCAGATCAGCAAAAAATGAACTACAGTTCACTCCAACCAGTTCACTTGGGttgggacccccccccccccagttttcaCTTATGCAAAACTATCTTAGATCTGTGATTACAGCATCGTGggatgagtcagtcatttgtacataatgagagatagagagagagagagagagagagagagagagagaggagagagagaagagtgcacTCAGTCACAGTATGGTGaagtcctgtttctctctctctctctctctctctctctctctctctctctcctctcacacacacacaaaacacacacacactcactcatctctggtctaacactcattcagttctacactgaatgcctgtacatagactcatcaccattttgttacaaTTTACCTCTtcatcattctatttgctgttgattattgattgtaccatatcagtattggtttgccaagaaggattgattatgttaataaatagcatCATTGAatataaactgttgtcctgtctgtttctgccacagtattcactgaatgccaacctctgccatcaaagcactcccaattaccttcaccaacctggttgtgcatgagtgttatgggtttagtagtgtaattgtaatacattagtactgcaatactctctaagactgtagcaacagtgttacagctagtgtatcccattaatcttagttgtttaattaacagaatattaaacacccaaattaatggttaataaattatatgagactgatttatgagactgatttataaaacCCTATCAcatctacatcttttggtgtctctgtgttaggactgcagtTGCACCTACACAGTTCATGTTAACAGATACCTATCCTACCAGTCGAATAAGTGGCATGATGCAAggtttttgccaaatgctgaCGGCTGACAGTAGTATGGTGTGGTAACAAGTTGAGATACAATCATGCACTATCCTGGCGTGGGCCCAATGTTGCACCAGGaagccatttaaactcattctacagacacagataatggtAAATTCCAATGTTGTAACAGGTAGTGAAGATAGAGGTAAGGTCAATGAACAGTGTTCTTCTTACTAACCTGTATGATCTGTCACAGCGGGCTGAGTAGTCgtcttcaaaacagaagtggtaatttcatcatctgcagaaaattggagaaggatgtttgttaggagtgatggtgataatgtgcaCGACAAAGAGGCCCAGTAAATCACTTCCCATCTGCAATGCCAGGAAGGAACTATGAACAGGAGTCTTTATCTCATAGCCTGTACTAGTCatgttgtgaaaaactgtggaaaatggaggggaaaattGGGGAAAATATGTGGATGTTCTGCATTGACAGATGAAGCACGGTCCCTGGGGTCAGGTAAAGGACTTTGTGTTgatacataactgaatgatgacattgtgtttgtcctgtaTTATTACCAGTTGTTTATAGAGAGCACCTGCAGCTGAAATCTACAGCTTGAGAAAACTACAGCTGGAGCTACTGACTCAAATGGTCCAAATTTGACTAAAAAGCTTCAAAGAGTATCTCTGAGGACCATTATGGAGATGTTGCCTGTTGAAggacctcctcttcattttcagttaacaagcTTTGATGTGCCAGGGCAGAGATGGGAGACATGGCCCCCTGACATTAATTTCCTCAGCCAGCTTCTCCACATCAGGATACTgatgtcctgtcctctcatgcctactgtcatgaattgtatcatgaatttacatcacatatctatatctatattatatatcatgcattttttttttgtaatggttctgaccagttttgtgtctcttttttgctctgcaaaaacaaatgcctgtGTTACTTCCTCACAGATCACGTTGTATGATCATGCATCCTGTCCCTCATGGTACAGCTCTGTTTCTGGGAAATAGCATGTCTGGCTCTTGTCTCTTACCGTCTTTGTTGAATTTAGCAatgactatatgtgtgtgtgtgtgtgagagaaagagagagagagaaagagagagagagagagagagagagagagaaagaggagagagattatgtgagtacttgtttttgctaatttaaGAAGATAGCTGACTGAAAGAACTCTGTTGTACTGGGGACATGTTGGAaaagggtgaaagacagagacaacactactaAAAAACCATTGcatatttgctttttataaaatatactggTAAAACTATTTCGATAAAACATCTTGGTAAAACtaattttgaaagcatttttggttagagtagggttagggtaagggttaggattaagttgttattgtttacttttgttataGTTGAAATCAATAGAGTGTCCCCAGAACCTGACATCTGACAAGATCGTGAAATTGGATAAAGGGAACAAGGTCTGTGCAAACAATGAATCAATCGatcaattaatcagtcaataaatgaatctgttttaaatacttaatgtacttttgtttttaatcttaccgCCCACAACTGTGACATCCACGTCATGATACATAAAGCCGCCCACTCCACACCACGGTATGTCCCAGCATCTgacttctgcagtttactgatggtcacaatgaactgtcctgtttctgagttcTCCACTGTGTATCTCCCATGCGATGGCTGATCAGACTTGATGCTGACGTCATTCCCACCGCATGgtttcttacagacaaactttctggTTCCCGGCCCAGAATTACGGGCTGGGCaagtcacattaattgtttctcctacatgtgcacgcagtgactggggggacatcacaaacctctcacctgtctcacgcacgcacacacacacacacacacacacacagaacacacacacatgcacacacacacacacaccacacacgcacacgcacacacaaacacacaaacacaagacacacacacacacacacacacacacacacaagaacacagtcaccatatcagtattggtttgccaagaaggattgattatgttaataaatagcatcattgaaataaactgttgtcctgtctgtttctgccacagtattcactgaatgccaacctctgccatcaaagcactcccaattaccttcaccaacctggttgtgcatgagtgttatgggtttagtagtgtaattgtaatacattagtactgcaatactctctaagactgtagcagagtgttacagctagtgtatcccattaatcttagttgtttaattaacagatattaaacacccaaattaatggttaataaattatatgagactgatttatgagactgatttataaaccctatcacatctacatcttttggtgtctctgtgttaggactgcagtTGCACCTACACAGTTCATGTTAACAGATACCTATCCTACCAGTCGAATAAGTGGCATGATGCAAggtttttgccaaatgctgaCGGCTGACAGTAGTATGGTGTGGTAACAAGTTGAGATACAATCATGCACTATCCTGGTGTGGGCCCAATGTTGCACCAGGaagccatttaaactcattctacagacacagataatggtAAATTCCAATGTTGTAACAGGTAGTGAAGATAGAGGTAAGGTCAATGAACAGTGTTCTTCTTACTAACCTGTATGATCTGTCACAGCGGGCTGAGTAGTCgtcttcaaaacagaagtggtaatttcatcatctgcagaaaattggagaaggatgtttgttaggagtgatggtgataatgtgcaCGACAAAGAGGCCCAGTAAATCACTTCCCATCTGCAATGCCAGGAAGGAACTATGAACAGGAGGTCTTTATCTCATAGCCTGTACTAGTCatgttgtgaaaaactgtggaaaatggaggggaaaattGGGGAAAATATGTGGATGTTCTGCATTGACTGATGAAGCACGGTCCCTGGGGTCAGGTAAAGGACTTTGTGTTgatacataactgaatgatgacattgtgtttgtccttgtattatTACCAGTTGTTTATAGAGAGCACCTGCAGCTGAAATCTACAGCTTGACCAGAACTACAGCTGGAGCTACTGATTCAAATGGTCCAAATTTGACTAAAAAGCTTCAAAGAGTATCTCTGAGGACCATTATGGAGATGTTGCCTGTTGAAggacctcctcttcattttcagttaacaagcTTGATGTGCCAGGGCAGAGATGGGAGACATGGCCCCCTGACATTAATTTCCTCAGCCAGCTTCTCCACATCAGGATACTgatgtcctgtcctctcatgcctactgtcatgaattgtatcatgaatttacatcacatatctatatctatttatatcatgcatttgttttttgtaatggttctgaccagttttgtgtctcttttttgctctgcaaaaacaaatgcctgtGTTACTTCCTCACAGATCATTGTGTATGATCATGCATCCTGTCCCTCATGGTACAGCTCTGTTTCTGGGAAATAGCATGTCTGGCTCTTGTCTCTTACCGTCTTTGTTGAATTTAGCAATGactattgtgtgtggtgtgagagaaagagagagagagaaagagagagagagagagagagagagagagagagaaagagagagattatgtgagtacttgtttttgctaatttaaGAAGATAGCTGACTGAAAGAACTCTGTTGTACTGGGGACATGTTGGGAaaagggtgaaagacagagacaacactactaAAAAACCATTGcatatttgctttttataaaatatactggtaaaactatttctgataaaacatcttggtaaaactaattttgaaagcatttttggttagagtagggttagggtaagggttaggattaagttgttattgtttacttttgtcatagTTGAAATCAATAGAGTGTCCCCAGAACCTGACATCTGACAAGATCGTGAAATTGGATAAAGGGAACAAGGGTCTGTGCAAACAATGAATCAATCGatcaattaatcagtcaataaatgaatctgttttaatatacttaatgtacttttgtttttaatcttaccgCCCACAACTGTGACATCCACGTCATGATACATAAAGCCGCCCACTCCACACCGGTATGTCCCAGCATCTgacttctgcagtttactgatggtcacaatgaactgtcctgtttctgagttcTCCACTGTGTATCTCCCATGCGATGGCTGATCAGACTTGATGCTGACGTCATTCCCACCGCATGgtttcttacagacaaactttctggTTCCCGGCCCAGAATTACGGGCTGGGCaagtcacattaattgtttctcctacatgtgcacgcagtgactggggggacatcacaaacctctcacctgtctcacgcacgcacacacacacacacacacacacacacagacacacacacacacacacacacacacacacacacgcacacgcacacacaaacacacaaacacaagacacacacacacacacacacacacacacacacacacacacaagaacacacagtcaccatatcagtattggtttgccaagaaggattgattatgttaataaatagcatcattgaaataaactgttgtcctgtctgtttctgccacagtattcactgaatgccaacctctgccatcaaagcactcccaattaccttcaccaacctggttgtgcatgagtgttatgggtttagtagtgtaattgtaatacattagtactgcaatactctctaagactgtagcagagtgttacagctagtgtatcccattaatcttagttgtttaattaacagatatataaacacccaaattaatggttaataaattatatgagactgatttatgagactgatttataaaccctatcacatctacatcttttggtgtctctgtgttaggactgcagtTGCACCTACACAGTTCATGTTAACAGATACCTATCCTACCAGTCGAATAAGTGGCATGATGCAAggtttttgccaaatgctgaCGGCTGACAGTAGTATGGTGTGGTAACAAGTTGAGATACAATCATGCACTATCCTGGTGTGGGCCCAATGTTGCACCAGGaagccatttaaactcattctacagacacagataatggtAAATTCCAATGTTGTAACAGGTAGTGAAGATAGAGGTAAGGTCAATGAACAGTGTTCTTCTTACTAACCTGTATGATCTGTCACAGCGGGCTGAGTAGTCgtcttcaaaacagaagtggtaatttcatcatctgcagaaaattggagaaggatgtttgttaggagtgatggtgataatgtgcaCGACAAAGAGGCCCAGTAAATCACTTCCCATCTGCAATGCCAGGAAGGAACTATGAACAGGAGGTCTTTATCTCATAGCCTGTACTAGTCatgttgtgaaaaactgtggaaaatggaggggaaaattGGGGAAAATATGTGGATGTTCTGCATTGACTGATGAAGCACGGTCCCTGGGGTCAGGTAAAGGACTTTGTGTTGATACGtaactgaatgatgacattgtgtttgtccttgtattatTACCAGTTGTTTATAGAGAGCACCTGCAGCTGAAATCTACAGCTTGACCAGAACTACAGCTGGAGCTACTGATTCAAATGGTCCAAATTTGACTAAAAAGCTTCAAAGAGTATCTCTGAGGACCATTATGGAGATGTTGCCTGTTGAAggacctcctcttcattttcagttaacaagcCTTGATGTGCCAGGGCAGAGATGGGAGACATGGCCCCCTGACATTAATTTCCTCAGCCAGCTTCTCCACATCAGGATACTgatgtcctgtcctctcatgcctactgtcatgaattgtatcatgaatttacatcacatatctatatctatttatatcatgcatttgtttttttgtaatggttctgaccagttttgtgtctcttttttgctctgcaaaaacaaatgcctgtGTTACTTCCTCACAGATCACATTGTATGATCATGCATCCTGTCCCTCATGGTACAGCTCTGTTTCTGGGAAATAGCATGTCTGGCTCTTGTCTCTTACCGTCTTTGTTGAATTTAGcaatgactatgtgtgtgtgtgagagaaagagagagagagaaagagagagagagagagagagagagagagagaaagagagagattatgtgagtacttgtttttgctaatttaaGAAGATAGCTGACTGAAAGAACTCTGTTGTACTGGGGACATGTTGGGAaaagggtgaaagacagagacaacactactaAAAAACCATTGcacatttgctttttataaaatatactggtaaaactatttctgataaaacatcttggtaaaactaattttgaaagcatttttggttagagtagggttagggtaagggttaggattaagttgttattgtttacttttgtcatagTTGAAATCAATAGAGTGTCCCCAGAACCTGACATCTGACAAGATCGTGAAATTGGATAAAGGGAACAAGGGTCTGTGCAAACAATGAATCAATCGatcaattaatcagtcaataaatgaatctgttttaatatacttaatgtacttttgtttttaatcttaccgCCCACAACTGTGACATCCACGTCATGATACATAAAGCCGCCCACTCCACACCGGTATGTCCCAGCATCTgacttctgcagtttactgatggtcacaatgaactgtcctgtttctgagttcTCCACTGTGTATCTCCCATGCGATGGCTGATCAGACTTGATGCTGACGTCATTCCCACCGCATGgtttcttacagacaaactttctggTTCCCGGCCCAGAATTACGGGCTGGGCaagtcacattaattgtttctcctacatgtgcacgcagtgactggggggacatcacaaacctctcacctgtctcacgcgcacacacacacacacacacacacacacacacacacacacacatgcacacacacacacacacacacacgcacacgcacacacaaacacacaaacacaagacacacacacacacacacacacacacacaagaacacacagtcaccatatcagtattggtttgccaagaaggattgattatgttaataaatagcatcattgaaataaactgttgtcctgtctgtttctgccacagtattcactgaatgccaacctctgccatcaaagcactcccaattaccttcaccaacctggttgtgcatgagtgttatgggtttagtagtgtaattgtaatacattagtactgcaatactctctaagactgtagcacagtgttacagctagtgtatcccattaatcttagttgtttaattaacagaatattaaacacccaaattaatggttaataaattatatgagactgatttatgagactgatttataaaccctatcacatctacatcttttggtgtctctgtgttaggactgcagtTGCACCTACACAGTTCATGTTAACAGATACCTATCCTACCAGTCGAATAAGTGG encodes:
- the LOC115815912 gene encoding polymeric immunoglobulin receptor-like — protein: MSPQSLRAHVGETINVTCPARNSGPGTRKFVCKKPCGGNDVSIKSDQPSHGRYTVENSETGQFIVTISKLQKSDAGTYRCGVGGFMYHDVDVTVVGDDEITTSVLKTTTQPAVTDHTGERFVMSPQSLRAHVGETINVTCPARNSGPGTRKFVCKKPCGGNDVSIKSDQPSHGRYTVENSETGQFIVTISKLQKSDAGTYRCGVGGFMYHDVDVTVVGDDEITTSVLKTTTQPAVTDHTGERFVMSPQSLRAHVGETINVTCPARNSGPGTRKFVCKKPCGGNDVSIKSDQPSHGRYTVENSETGQFIVTISKLQKSDAGTYRCGVGGFMYHDVDVTVVGDDEITTSVLKTTTQPAVTDHTGERFVMSPQSLRAHVGETINVTCPARNSGPGTRKFVCKKPCGGNDVSIKSDQPSHGRYTVENSETGQFIVTISKLQKSDAGTYRGVEWAALCIMTWMSQLWANEFKWLPGATLGPRQDSA